A genomic segment from Flavobacterium inviolabile encodes:
- a CDS encoding OmpA family protein produces the protein MKNLYITLSFVIASSTLSAQNKDTKNADRLFNRFEYVDAASEYLKLVDKGKADGYVYKQLADSYYNVFNAAEASKWYAKALTEKQDAETYYRYAQMLKADGKYEEANKQLQKFANMAPNDQRAVAFKQNPNYLPKLNEKAKSFDIKSLDINSDKSDFGAMLSNDNTLYFASARNTSRKTYGWNEQPYLDLYSAVYNADGTFSQPTAVEGVNTKFHDGPASISADGNTMYLASESFNEGLFEKDKAQKLKFGQVALFKSVKADGKWSKPTPLPFNSKDYSTSNPSLSKDGKTLYFSSNMPGSVGGVDIWKVSVNADGSFGTPENLGKKINTEGNESFPFITDENKLYFSSDARQGFGGMDVYVIDLNKGTEAANVGKPVNSEKDDFAFSFNTAKNIGFVSSNRGGVDNIYSATPVCGVEVVSLVRDAKTGSKLSGARVAILDEKNNIIATKTTAADGTVSYDVECDKAYTLQVAKDGYESNNFPVSKTRGGIVNINADLQPIDVIVTETEIILNDIYFEYDKSNITQQGAFELDKLVQVMKNNPAMVIMVKSHTDSRGSDQYNMNLSDRRAKSTVQYIISKGIAKDKISGKGYGESEPKVNCGENCSEEEYAKNRRSEFLIVKK, from the coding sequence ATGAAGAATTTATATATCACTTTAAGTTTTGTGATCGCCAGTTCGACACTATCGGCACAAAACAAAGACACCAAAAACGCAGACAGACTCTTTAACCGTTTTGAGTATGTGGACGCGGCAAGCGAATACCTCAAACTGGTAGACAAAGGAAAAGCAGACGGTTATGTATACAAACAACTGGCCGATAGCTACTACAATGTATTCAACGCTGCCGAAGCCAGTAAATGGTATGCCAAGGCCCTGACCGAAAAACAGGATGCCGAGACCTATTACCGCTATGCACAGATGCTTAAAGCAGACGGAAAATATGAAGAAGCGAACAAACAGCTGCAGAAGTTTGCCAATATGGCACCAAACGATCAGCGTGCGGTAGCTTTCAAACAAAACCCGAACTATCTGCCTAAGCTGAATGAAAAAGCAAAATCCTTCGACATCAAATCATTGGATATTAACAGCGACAAGTCCGATTTCGGAGCCATGTTAAGCAACGACAATACCCTGTATTTTGCCTCGGCCCGTAATACCTCCCGTAAAACCTACGGTTGGAACGAACAGCCTTACCTGGACCTGTACAGTGCGGTATACAACGCCGATGGTACTTTCAGCCAGCCAACAGCTGTGGAAGGGGTAAACACCAAGTTCCATGACGGACCGGCAAGCATCAGTGCAGACGGAAACACCATGTACCTGGCCAGTGAGAGTTTTAACGAAGGCTTGTTTGAAAAAGACAAGGCTCAGAAGTTAAAGTTCGGACAGGTGGCACTTTTCAAATCGGTTAAAGCCGATGGAAAATGGAGCAAACCAACGCCGCTGCCTTTTAACAGCAAAGACTACTCGACCAGCAATCCGAGTTTAAGCAAAGATGGCAAAACATTATACTTCTCTTCCAACATGCCCGGATCTGTAGGGGGTGTGGATATCTGGAAAGTAAGTGTGAATGCCGATGGCTCTTTCGGAACTCCGGAGAACTTAGGCAAGAAGATCAATACCGAAGGAAACGAGAGTTTCCCGTTTATTACCGATGAGAACAAATTGTATTTCTCTTCCGATGCCCGTCAGGGATTCGGAGGCATGGATGTTTATGTGATCGATCTTAACAAAGGAACCGAGGCTGCCAATGTGGGCAAACCGGTAAACTCTGAAAAAGACGATTTCGCATTCAGCTTCAATACCGCTAAAAACATCGGGTTTGTATCCAGTAACCGTGGCGGGGTAGACAACATCTACAGTGCCACTCCGGTATGTGGGGTGGAAGTGGTTTCTTTAGTGAGAGATGCTAAAACAGGTTCTAAATTATCAGGAGCCCGCGTAGCGATCTTAGACGAGAAGAACAACATCATCGCTACCAAAACAACGGCGGCAGACGGAACAGTATCTTACGATGTGGAGTGTGACAAAGCCTACACCCTTCAGGTAGCCAAAGACGGTTATGAGAGCAATAACTTCCCGGTGAGTAAAACAAGAGGCGGTATTGTTAATATCAATGCCGACTTACAGCCAATCGATGTAATTGTAACCGAAACCGAGATCATCCTGAATGATATTTACTTTGAATACGACAAGAGCAACATTACCCAACAAGGGGCGTTTGAGTTAGACAAACTGGTTCAGGTAATGAAAAACAACCCGGCTATGGTGATCATGGTGAAATCCCATACCGATAGCAGAGGTAGTGACCAGTACAACATGAACCTGTCCGACAGAAGAGCAAAATCAACCGTTCAGTACATCATCTCTAAAGGAATCGCGAAAGACAAAATATCCGGTAAAGGATATGGCGAAAGCGAGCCGAAAGTGAACTGTGGCGAGAATTGCAGCGAAGAGGAATATGCGAAAAACAGAAGATCCGAATTCTTAATTGTTAAGAAATAA
- a CDS encoding DUF5689 domain-containing protein: MKNFNIKSIFIIPVLFAVATSCVNGDHYSAPDLSGDCSNLTATKPVTAVTSNATAAYKKYEDADIIEAYVTSSDEGGNFYKSISLVSTDGTVGFSMPIDAYNLYNRYEPGRKVFVNMKDRYYATEFNSTIIGSLFNNDTPDNPSDDKVGRISANDYKNILKASCTKVNEDQIVKHLTINEAKSNQYLNMLIELDGVQFSDASNGKMYYDASLNSLGGATNHNITDINGNSLILRVSSFATFAADVTPRGSGKIRGVMTKYNNDFQFMIRTINDVKIENPRLQAFFSQDFESITATGANQFINLPGWSNVSLNNGAKKWEARIFSSNKYAQLSAFGSGETNMNTWLITPAINMDNTTNELLLFGSKIGFANGVAVTVLISTNYDGSGTAAAVNAATWTPLNPTMAPQTQSYPTDFVSSGPVDISSYNGNVHIAFRYVGSSTGINSTYQIDNIKVYGAQQ, encoded by the coding sequence ATGAAAAATTTTAATATAAAAAGCATTTTTATTATCCCTGTTCTTTTCGCAGTTGCTACAAGCTGCGTGAACGGTGATCATTATTCTGCTCCGGATTTATCGGGAGATTGCTCTAATCTTACAGCAACAAAACCCGTTACAGCTGTTACTTCAAATGCTACAGCAGCCTACAAAAAATATGAAGATGCCGATATTATCGAAGCTTATGTAACATCAAGTGACGAAGGTGGTAACTTCTACAAATCAATTTCATTGGTTTCTACAGACGGAACTGTTGGATTCAGTATGCCAATTGATGCCTACAATCTTTACAACAGATACGAACCGGGAAGAAAAGTTTTTGTTAACATGAAAGACCGTTATTATGCAACGGAATTCAATTCTACAATCATTGGTTCTTTATTTAACAATGATACTCCTGATAATCCAAGTGATGATAAAGTAGGTAGAATTTCTGCTAATGACTATAAAAATATCCTGAAAGCTTCTTGTACTAAAGTTAACGAGGATCAGATTGTAAAACACCTTACGATTAATGAGGCAAAAAGCAATCAGTATCTTAACATGCTGATCGAGTTGGATGGTGTTCAGTTTTCGGATGCTTCAAACGGGAAAATGTATTATGATGCCAGCTTAAACAGCTTAGGTGGTGCTACTAACCACAACATCACTGATATCAACGGAAATTCTTTGATCCTTAGAGTAAGTTCATTTGCTACTTTTGCTGCAGATGTAACTCCTAGAGGAAGTGGAAAAATCAGAGGTGTTATGACAAAATATAACAACGATTTCCAGTTCATGATCAGAACAATCAATGATGTTAAAATCGAGAATCCAAGATTACAGGCTTTCTTTAGCCAGGATTTCGAAAGCATTACGGCTACCGGTGCTAACCAGTTCATCAACTTACCGGGATGGTCTAACGTTTCTTTAAACAATGGTGCTAAAAAATGGGAAGCCCGTATTTTCAGCAGTAACAAATACGCACAACTTTCTGCTTTTGGTTCCGGAGAAACAAACATGAATACCTGGTTAATCACACCGGCAATCAACATGGACAACACCACTAATGAACTTTTACTTTTTGGTTCTAAAATTGGTTTTGCAAATGGTGTAGCGGTTACAGTATTAATTTCGACCAACTATGATGGTTCAGGAACTGCTGCTGCGGTTAACGCGGCAACATGGACACCATTGAATCCAACTATGGCTCCACAAACGCAGTCTTATCCAACAGACTTCGTTAGTTCAGGACCGGTAGACATTTCGTCATATAACGGAAACGTTCATATCGCCTTCCGCTATGTTGGTTCATCAACCGGTATTAATTCAACATACCAGATTGACAACATTAAAGTTTACGGTGCTCAGCAATAA
- a CDS encoding choice-of-anchor J domain-containing protein, translating into MKNIKIKQLLFLTILLGVFTSCVKDDEFDIPTLKEVLFYESFESTTPGSGSVENAIALPGWGNFAVHGSRKWHSRAFSGNKYAEFSSFYSNAATDPNDEIWLVTPAIDLSSSPAAFLAFETKIRFWQGAALTVLVSKDFDGTQAGIATATWTELNPTLPGSTQADVFLSSGPVDLSSYVGNSNVRVAFKYVGSRNGITTTVQLDNVKIYEN; encoded by the coding sequence ATGAAAAATATAAAAATCAAACAATTATTGTTTTTAACTATTCTTTTAGGGGTTTTCACAAGTTGTGTAAAAGATGACGAGTTTGACATCCCTACTTTAAAAGAGGTTTTATTCTACGAAAGCTTTGAAAGCACTACTCCGGGTAGTGGTTCTGTTGAAAATGCAATCGCTCTTCCAGGTTGGGGAAATTTTGCTGTTCACGGATCAAGAAAATGGCACAGCAGAGCTTTCAGCGGTAACAAATATGCTGAATTCTCTTCTTTCTATTCAAATGCGGCAACAGACCCGAATGATGAAATCTGGTTAGTTACTCCGGCTATTGACTTATCAAGTTCTCCGGCTGCTTTTTTAGCCTTTGAAACAAAAATAAGATTCTGGCAAGGTGCTGCATTAACTGTTTTAGTATCCAAAGATTTTGACGGTACTCAGGCAGGTATCGCTACTGCTACATGGACAGAGTTGAACCCGACTTTACCAGGTAGTACTCAGGCGGATGTATTCCTTTCAAGTGGTCCTGTGGACTTAAGCTCTTATGTTGGTAACTCTAATGTTAGAGTTGCTTTCAAATATGTTGGAAGCCGAAATGGAATTACAACTACCGTTCAACTTGACAATGTGAAAATTTACGAAAACTAA
- a CDS encoding TonB-dependent receptor, protein MKKLVFSILFVLQVVFVWAQQNPSLRGKVVDSKSQKPLRNVVATIQSTNQSVITNAEGVFQFPVLAEGQQTLSVTSTGYTPQTFAIEIVKGQTVDMGMVVLEEDITSEQQLSLITITENDLGDDNSGSESTSGLLQASRDVYQQAAAFNWGLARFRIRGLDNEYGTTMINGIVMNKLYDGRPQWSNWGGLNDATRNQEFTMGSGPSDYTFGGILGTQEINTRASFYRPGTRISFSGTNTNYSWRTMGTYASGLTKDGWAFVVSGSRRWAKEGFFEGTDYAANSLFVSVEKKFNEKHSLNFTSIYAQNSRGKNSPNTQEVTDLMGYKYNSYWGWQNGKRRNSRDKNVDEPMMMLSHYWKINSKNTLNTNVAYQSGSIGNTRLEYPGGNNPDPTYYRNLPSYYLNYHTSAGQWLPNRTEAAAARENFLNNSQINWNDMYTANQNTSDGRSAYALSEQRTDDKQFTANSILTSELSENISLNAAVNFKKLTSHNFATVVDLLGGDYLLNVDKFYPGSRGQFDLNNPDAHITEGGIFGYNYNLLANVVDGFTQFKFNYKKADFYLAQSFSRSEYQREGLFKNGNYSTNSFGRSEKVTFENFGFKGGLTYRVTGAHSLNFNGAYMTKAPNLRNTFANARNNNNITPDLESERVFSADASYILRTPKLKARLTGFMSKIQNVTELSFYYAENISDAEGDEDSFVSEIVTGLTKKNIGAELGIEYQITPTIKATASASYGQYTYDNNPNVKINDDAQASVSNTFPVTNFGKAYLKNYRQPGMPQQAYSFGLEYRDPHFWWIGANVNYLADNYMDVSNVLRTDNFTIDPSTGLSYVGANEETVRKALQQEKFNDFTLVNLTGGKSWRISKKNRNTLGFFASVNNLFDVTYITGGFEQSRKATYPDQQQDMASGIRSFGSKYFYGYGRTYFLNVYLNF, encoded by the coding sequence ATGAAAAAACTTGTATTTAGTATTTTATTTGTACTGCAAGTAGTTTTTGTTTGGGCTCAACAAAACCCGTCACTAAGGGGAAAAGTTGTTGATTCGAAATCGCAAAAACCACTACGAAATGTTGTTGCTACTATTCAAAGTACCAACCAATCTGTTATCACCAACGCAGAAGGTGTATTCCAGTTTCCAGTTCTTGCAGAAGGACAACAAACACTATCGGTAACAAGTACGGGGTACACTCCTCAAACTTTTGCTATTGAAATTGTTAAAGGCCAGACCGTTGACATGGGTATGGTTGTATTAGAAGAAGACATTACTTCTGAGCAACAATTGAGTTTAATCACTATTACAGAAAATGATTTGGGTGATGACAACAGTGGATCTGAAAGTACTTCAGGTTTATTACAGGCATCACGTGACGTTTACCAACAGGCTGCGGCTTTCAACTGGGGACTTGCACGTTTCAGAATCAGAGGTTTAGACAATGAGTACGGTACTACAATGATTAATGGTATCGTTATGAATAAACTATATGACGGAAGACCACAATGGAGCAACTGGGGTGGATTAAACGATGCAACAAGAAATCAAGAATTCACGATGGGTTCAGGCCCTTCTGACTATACTTTCGGAGGGATCTTAGGAACTCAGGAAATCAATACCAGAGCTTCTTTCTACCGTCCGGGAACAAGAATCTCTTTCTCAGGAACAAACACAAACTACTCCTGGAGAACCATGGGTACTTATGCTTCCGGTTTAACAAAAGACGGATGGGCATTTGTGGTTTCCGGTTCAAGAAGATGGGCTAAAGAAGGTTTCTTCGAAGGAACTGACTATGCTGCAAACTCATTATTTGTTAGTGTTGAGAAAAAATTCAACGAAAAACACAGTTTGAACTTTACCTCTATATATGCACAAAACAGCAGAGGAAAAAACTCTCCTAACACTCAGGAAGTTACGGATTTAATGGGTTATAAATATAACTCATACTGGGGATGGCAAAATGGAAAAAGAAGAAATTCCAGAGATAAAAATGTTGATGAGCCAATGATGATGTTAAGCCACTATTGGAAAATTAACTCCAAAAACACTTTAAACACTAACGTAGCTTACCAATCGGGTTCTATCGGTAATACCAGATTAGAATATCCGGGTGGAAATAATCCAGATCCAACGTATTACAGAAATTTACCTAGTTATTATTTAAATTACCACACTTCAGCAGGTCAATGGTTACCAAACAGAACTGAAGCAGCTGCTGCAAGAGAAAACTTCCTGAACAACAGCCAGATCAACTGGAACGATATGTATACTGCTAACCAGAATACATCCGACGGAAGAAGTGCTTATGCACTTTCTGAGCAACGTACAGATGACAAACAGTTTACAGCAAACTCTATTTTAACTTCAGAATTATCAGAAAACATCAGCCTTAACGCTGCCGTTAATTTCAAAAAATTAACGTCTCATAATTTTGCTACTGTTGTAGATTTATTAGGTGGTGATTACCTTTTAAATGTGGATAAATTCTACCCTGGTTCAAGAGGTCAGTTTGACTTGAACAACCCGGATGCTCACATTACTGAAGGTGGTATCTTTGGTTACAACTATAACTTATTAGCGAATGTTGTTGACGGATTTACACAATTCAAATTCAACTACAAAAAAGCTGATTTCTACTTAGCACAATCGTTCTCCCGTTCTGAATACCAAAGAGAAGGTTTATTCAAAAACGGTAACTACTCGACTAACTCTTTCGGAAGAAGTGAGAAAGTAACTTTTGAAAACTTCGGTTTCAAAGGAGGTTTAACATACCGTGTAACAGGTGCACATTCCCTGAACTTTAACGGAGCTTATATGACTAAAGCGCCTAACTTAAGAAATACTTTTGCCAATGCCCGTAACAACAACAACATTACTCCTGATTTAGAGAGTGAAAGAGTTTTCAGTGCTGATGCAAGTTATATCTTAAGAACACCAAAATTAAAAGCACGTTTAACCGGTTTTATGTCTAAAATTCAAAACGTAACAGAATTATCATTTTACTATGCTGAGAACATTTCTGATGCAGAAGGAGATGAGGATTCTTTCGTAAGTGAAATCGTAACCGGATTAACGAAAAAGAACATCGGAGCGGAGTTAGGTATCGAGTACCAGATTACGCCTACAATTAAAGCAACAGCTTCTGCTTCTTACGGTCAATATACGTATGATAACAATCCTAACGTAAAAATTAACGACGATGCACAGGCTTCTGTTTCAAACACTTTCCCTGTTACTAACTTCGGAAAAGCATATCTTAAAAATTACAGACAACCGGGTATGCCACAACAAGCTTACTCTTTCGGTTTAGAATATAGAGATCCTCATTTCTGGTGGATTGGTGCTAACGTAAACTACTTGGCAGACAACTACATGGATGTATCTAATGTTTTAAGAACAGACAACTTTACAATTGATCCTTCTACTGGTTTATCATATGTTGGTGCTAACGAAGAAACGGTTAGAAAAGCGTTACAACAGGAAAAATTCAATGATTTCACATTGGTTAACTTAACAGGTGGAAAATCATGGAGAATCAGCAAAAAGAACAGAAACACTTTAGGTTTCTTTGCTAGTGTTAACAACCTTTTTGATGTTACCTACATCACTGGTGGTTTCGAGCAATCAAGAAAAGCTACTTACCCAGACCAACAACAAGATATGGCAAGCGGTATCCGTTCTTTCGGTTCTAAATATTTCTACGGTTACGGAAGAACTTATTTCTTAAACGTATATCTTAATTTCTAA
- a CDS encoding endonuclease/exonuclease/phosphatase family protein, producing MKIRNFIALLLLCFTANGVTAQNKKFKVHTIAFYNLENLFDTIKGPNNDEEWLPKGAQSWTRQKYQKKLDNLSRVLPEIGTGENPNAPVIIGCAEVENRGVLEDLVKQPRMLEKGYGVIHFDSPDKRGIDVGFLYQKKHFQPTSYKNIPLYIYENEEGLNKKTKSDGDDKADDNVNVDAKTKRVYTRDQLLVTGLLDGEEISVIVNHWPSRSGGEKKSSPFREAAGALNKKIIDSLYKINPNAKVITMGDLNDGPYNKSIKVALGAKGKKEDVKEFGMFNPMEQMSKDGLGTLAYRDAWDIFDQIIVSEPLIRKDYSSLRFWKAGIFNKPYLIQKTGQYQGYPLRNSNGEPGFSDHFPVYIYLIKEVK from the coding sequence ATGAAAATTAGAAATTTCATTGCTCTGTTACTTTTATGTTTTACAGCTAACGGAGTTACCGCACAGAACAAAAAATTCAAAGTGCACACAATTGCTTTTTATAACCTCGAAAACCTTTTCGATACTATAAAAGGGCCGAATAATGATGAGGAATGGTTACCAAAAGGAGCCCAAAGCTGGACAAGACAGAAATACCAAAAAAAATTAGATAATCTGAGCCGTGTTCTTCCTGAAATCGGAACAGGCGAAAACCCGAATGCCCCTGTAATTATCGGTTGTGCCGAAGTAGAAAACAGAGGCGTACTGGAAGATTTGGTGAAACAGCCAAGAATGTTGGAAAAAGGATATGGCGTTATTCATTTTGATTCCCCGGACAAAAGGGGTATTGATGTGGGATTCCTGTATCAGAAAAAACACTTCCAGCCAACAAGCTATAAAAACATACCGTTATACATTTATGAAAATGAAGAAGGCCTGAACAAAAAAACAAAAAGTGACGGCGATGACAAGGCAGACGACAACGTAAATGTAGATGCTAAAACCAAAAGAGTTTATACCCGTGATCAGTTATTGGTAACCGGATTATTGGATGGTGAAGAGATCAGTGTTATTGTAAACCACTGGCCGTCACGTTCAGGCGGTGAGAAAAAAAGCAGCCCGTTCCGTGAAGCGGCAGGAGCGCTGAACAAAAAAATTATTGACTCGTTATACAAAATCAACCCGAATGCGAAAGTAATCACTATGGGAGATTTAAATGACGGACCTTATAATAAGAGTATTAAAGTGGCTTTAGGCGCAAAAGGTAAAAAAGAAGATGTAAAAGAGTTTGGCATGTTCAACCCTATGGAACAAATGTCTAAAGACGGATTGGGAACACTGGCTTATCGTGATGCCTGGGATATCTTTGACCAGATCATCGTTAGCGAACCGTTAATCCGTAAAGATTACTCTTCATTGCGTTTTTGGAAAGCCGGTATTTTTAACAAACCGTATCTTATCCAGAAAACGGGTCAGTACCAGGGTTATCCTTTAAGAAATTCAAACGGAGAACCGGGCTTTAGTGACCACTTTCCGGTATACATCTACTTAATCAAAGAAGTGAAGTGA
- a CDS encoding IS3 family transposase (programmed frameshift): MKDTTTTRVKRTQKDYNMAFKLAVVSRVEQGEMTYKQAQTVYGIQGRSTVLVWLRKYGNLDWSKPNLLFMSKSKETPAQIIKRLEKELAGEKLRNKILNTMIDISDSQYGTQIRKKFFSQTIFRLREGAGISLSKSCRLFGISRQAIYQEQKRILDRESELLKVKHLVLSLRLEMPRIGTRKLYYLLSKQFDQQGVKIGRDALFGYLRREKLLVKPMKSYTKTTYSKHWLHKYENLLKECEIKRPEQVYVSDITYVKSSRKTHYLSLVTDAYSRKIMGYKLSDDMSSENVVQALKMAIQNRKSTLPLIHHSDRGLQYCSKIYQEVLAKNGITPSMTDGYDCYQNALAERINGILKNEFLFYKCKDGQTLGKLIKTAIETYNAKRPHLSLMMKTPNFIHEKTSQVNLTG, encoded by the exons ATGAAAGACACAACAACAACGCGAGTTAAGCGTACTCAAAAGGATTATAATATGGCTTTTAAATTAGCTGTAGTTTCCCGAGTTGAACAAGGCGAAATGACCTATAAACAGGCTCAAACTGTTTACGGTATCCAAGGCAGAAGTACTGTTTTGGTTTGGCTTCGAAAATATGGTAACTTAGACTGGAGTAAACCAAATCTGTTATTTATGTCTAAATCTAAAGAAACCCCGGCTCAGATTATTAAACGATTAGAGAAAGAACTGGCAGGTGAGAAACTTCGAAATAAGATTCTCAATACGATGATCGACATTTCTGATAGTCAGTACGGAACCCAGATCCGAAAAAAGT TTTTCTCCCAAACCATCTTCCGACTCCGGGAAGGAGCAGGAATAAGTTTGTCCAAAAGTTGCCGATTGTTTGGGATAAGTAGGCAAGCTATATATCAGGAACAAAAAAGAATCCTCGATCGGGAATCTGAGTTACTCAAAGTAAAGCATCTGGTTCTTTCTTTGCGATTGGAAATGCCACGTATAGGGACACGTAAACTATATTACCTACTTTCGAAGCAATTTGATCAACAGGGTGTAAAGATAGGTCGTGATGCCTTATTTGGTTATCTAAGAAGGGAGAAGTTACTTGTTAAACCAATGAAGAGTTACACTAAAACTACCTATTCTAAACATTGGCTACACAAGTACGAAAATCTTTTGAAAGAGTGTGAGATTAAACGTCCTGAACAGGTATATGTAAGCGACATCACTTATGTCAAATCATCCCGGAAAACCCATTATCTGTCTTTAGTTACTGATGCTTATAGCAGAAAAATAATGGGGTATAAGCTGAGTGATGATATGAGTTCTGAAAATGTGGTACAGGCATTAAAAATGGCTATACAGAATAGGAAATCAACATTACCCCTGATACATCACTCCGATAGAGGATTACAATATTGTTCTAAAATTTATCAGGAAGTATTAGCTAAAAACGGTATTACACCCTCTATGACTGACGGATATGATTGTTATCAAAATGCTTTAGCTGAAAGAATAAACGGAATTTTAAAAAACGAATTCTTGTTTTATAAATGCAAAGATGGTCAGACTTTAGGAAAGCTTATAAAAACAGCGATAGAAACGTATAATGCTAAAAGACCTCATTTGAGTTTAATGATGAAAACGCCTAATTTTATACATGAAAAAACCAGCCAGGTAAACCTGACTGGTTAA
- a CDS encoding 3-hydroxyanthranilate 3,4-dioxygenase: MAVQKPFNLNQWIDENRHLLKPPVGNKNIYVDADDFIVMIVAGPNARKDYHYNETEELFYQLEGDIKIVIQEEGERKEMALKAGDMYLHPARMPHSPVRSEGSIGLVIERKRAGRGFTDGLLWHCDNCNHKLYEVYFELHDIEKDFLPHFQHFYNSEDLRTCSSCGTVMESDPRFTAKK; this comes from the coding sequence ATGGCTGTCCAGAAACCTTTTAATCTCAACCAGTGGATTGATGAAAACCGGCATTTGTTAAAACCGCCGGTGGGTAATAAAAATATTTATGTAGATGCAGATGATTTTATTGTGATGATCGTTGCCGGACCCAATGCCCGAAAAGATTATCATTACAATGAAACGGAAGAACTTTTTTATCAGCTGGAAGGCGATATAAAAATTGTCATTCAGGAAGAGGGCGAACGCAAAGAAATGGCATTGAAAGCCGGTGACATGTATTTGCATCCTGCGCGTATGCCGCATTCGCCGGTTCGCAGTGAAGGATCCATCGGACTGGTTATAGAACGCAAAAGAGCCGGACGCGGATTTACAGACGGACTGCTTTGGCATTGTGACAACTGCAACCATAAACTATATGAAGTTTATTTTGAACTGCACGACATCGAAAAAGATTTCCTGCCGCATTTTCAGCACTTCTATAATTCGGAAGATTTGAGAACCTGCTCGAGCTGCGGCACCGTAATGGAATCAGATCCAAGATTTACCGCAAAAAAATAA